Proteins encoded in a region of the Pseudomonas syringae KCTC 12500 genome:
- a CDS encoding GntR family transcriptional regulator — protein MKRLPLDDTFKVNRNPVTLREIVLDKLRSAIMNFQLLPGDRLVERDLCDRLGVSRTSVREALRHLESEGLVEFADAKGPRVAIITLADACDIYELRCVLEGLIVQLFTLRAKPKDIRALEKALEENRQALKEGELQQVIDSVQGFYDVLLEGSGNHVAATQLRQLQARISYLRATSVSQENRRGASNKEMELMVEAIKSGDPLAAHQASVDHVRNAARVALEYLKSKQDEDSKVRDIVAPVALKEPRIGR, from the coding sequence ATGAAACGCCTGCCTCTCGACGACACCTTCAAGGTCAACCGCAACCCCGTCACGCTGCGCGAGATCGTGCTGGACAAGCTGCGCAGCGCAATCATGAACTTTCAGCTGCTGCCGGGTGATCGTCTGGTCGAGCGTGATCTGTGTGACCGCCTCGGTGTGAGCCGCACCTCGGTGCGCGAAGCACTGCGCCACCTGGAATCCGAAGGTCTGGTCGAGTTCGCCGATGCCAAAGGCCCGCGTGTTGCAATTATCACGCTGGCTGATGCATGCGATATCTACGAACTGCGTTGCGTGCTGGAAGGCCTGATCGTTCAGTTGTTTACCCTGCGCGCCAAGCCCAAGGACATCCGTGCACTTGAAAAGGCCCTGGAGGAAAATCGCCAGGCGCTCAAGGAAGGCGAACTGCAGCAGGTGATCGACTCGGTCCAGGGTTTCTACGATGTATTGCTGGAAGGCTCGGGCAACCATGTGGCCGCGACCCAGCTACGCCAATTGCAGGCGCGCATCAGCTACCTGCGCGCCACCTCGGTATCCCAGGAAAACCGCCGCGGAGCCAGCAACAAGGAAATGGAACTCATGGTCGAAGCGATCAAGAGCGGCGACCCACTGGCAGCGCATCAGGCGTCGGTCGATCACGTACGCAACGCCGCGCGCGTGGCGCTGGAATACCTCAAATCCAAGCAGGACGAAGACAGCAAAGTCCGCGACATCGTCGCCCCCGTCGCGCTGAAAGAACCTCGCATAGGTCGCTGA